A window of Amycolatopsis sp. AA4 contains these coding sequences:
- a CDS encoding NlpC/P60 family protein, whose product MSKNTTVAAVAAGSPLIAIVLVIVLLFGGAGANNSEIKKTGGISLDFNPDAVPPWARDLLASAATTCPDITAPILAAQIETESNWNPNAHNASGADGLTQFTPATWAAWGVDGDGDGRADPRNPADAIKSQAGYMCYLANFLKSNNGLNGGVVDLALAAYNAGPGNVLKYNGIPPFAETQNYVSKINRLAASKYGRPRADGGGDGSGGGTAGAAGPVIDAARSQIGLPYAWGGGSLNGPSGGSSPDVGVVGFDCSALARFAYYQGTNGKITLPRSSKEQYRATKGHTVPVDQLQPGDLLFWGGTAESIHHVALYIGGGKMIEAPESGKKLRETQARTSERDYFGATRVLNP is encoded by the coding sequence ATGAGCAAGAACACCACCGTCGCCGCCGTGGCGGCAGGCTCGCCGCTGATCGCGATCGTGCTGGTCATCGTGCTGCTCTTCGGCGGAGCCGGAGCCAACAACAGCGAGATCAAGAAAACCGGCGGCATCAGCCTGGACTTCAACCCCGACGCCGTCCCGCCCTGGGCCAGAGACCTCCTCGCCTCGGCGGCCACGACCTGCCCCGACATCACCGCACCGATCCTCGCGGCGCAGATCGAAACGGAAAGCAACTGGAACCCCAACGCGCACAACGCATCCGGCGCCGACGGACTGACCCAGTTCACCCCCGCCACGTGGGCCGCGTGGGGCGTCGACGGCGACGGCGACGGCCGCGCCGACCCGCGCAACCCGGCCGACGCGATCAAATCGCAAGCCGGATACATGTGCTACCTGGCCAATTTCCTCAAAAGCAACAACGGACTGAACGGCGGCGTGGTCGACCTGGCGCTGGCCGCCTACAACGCCGGACCCGGCAACGTCCTGAAATACAACGGGATCCCGCCGTTCGCCGAAACGCAGAACTACGTATCCAAGATCAACCGACTGGCCGCGTCGAAATACGGACGCCCCCGCGCCGACGGCGGAGGAGACGGCTCCGGCGGCGGCACCGCCGGAGCGGCCGGACCGGTCATCGACGCCGCCCGCTCCCAGATCGGCCTGCCCTACGCCTGGGGCGGCGGAAGCCTCAACGGGCCCAGCGGCGGCTCGTCGCCGGACGTCGGCGTCGTCGGGTTCGACTGCTCGGCTCTCGCGAGGTTCGCCTACTACCAAGGAACCAACGGCAAGATCACGCTGCCGCGCAGCTCGAAGGAGCAGTACCGGGCGACAAAGGGGCACACCGTGCCCGTCGACCAGCTGCAGCCCGGCGACCTGCTCTTCTGGGGCGGAACAGCCGAATCCATCCACCACGTCGCGCTCTACATCGGCGGCGGCAAGATGATCGAGGCGCCCGAATCCGGAAAAAAATTGCGCGAGACCCAGGCGCGCACCTCCGAACGCGACTACTTCGGCGCCACCCGCGTCCTGAACCCCTGA
- a CDS encoding DnaB-like helicase N-terminal domain-containing protein, with amino-acid sequence MTVPAPRVAGRAGPPADVGHAPPPAPVTTGARRDAVASPPGGATRLAERALLGALLHRPARLADVQGWLRPHDFADPELGAVYSAMQDLHGRGLLQSVSEKALVGNDFSPATRNAVTRNILAVRDVLADRTGTGTARQSRLMTELYLAAPPSTTPHHAHYAERVLESSARRQIERWAVRTRSVAGSGRISGDLRAIQDLDRALSNGIRGPGSGIPLAEDPASLAPTVPPPALLVDRAEKRLIGDVLAGKRPDLITRFTPEDFTGSPAHAATWRSIRALAAASPPEPVDPVTVAWEGEVHADDHGQGLPPDELMDLARKSAPASENAVSIVVQAALHHHAQQASDALQSAARDRKRPLHEVRQTVDAVSAALRTTAERLAGAVPEGQSVIRRTLDGPPAVRNHPAPGADVSSRGRARR; translated from the coding sequence GTGACCGTCCCGGCCCCTCGGGTGGCCGGACGCGCCGGCCCGCCGGCCGACGTCGGCCACGCGCCGCCGCCGGCACCCGTCACCACCGGCGCCCGTCGCGACGCCGTCGCCTCCCCACCCGGCGGCGCGACCCGGCTCGCCGAACGGGCACTGCTCGGAGCCCTGCTGCACCGTCCGGCGCGGCTGGCCGACGTGCAGGGATGGCTGCGGCCGCACGATTTCGCGGACCCCGAACTGGGGGCGGTCTACTCGGCGATGCAGGATCTGCACGGCCGGGGGCTGCTGCAGTCGGTGTCCGAGAAAGCCTTGGTCGGCAACGACTTCTCGCCGGCGACACGCAACGCCGTCACCCGCAACATCCTCGCGGTGCGGGACGTCCTCGCCGACAGGACCGGCACCGGCACGGCACGGCAGTCCCGCTTGATGACCGAGCTGTACCTGGCCGCGCCGCCGAGCACGACTCCGCACCACGCGCATTACGCCGAGCGAGTGCTGGAGAGTTCCGCACGCCGCCAAATCGAACGGTGGGCCGTGCGGACCCGGTCGGTCGCGGGCAGCGGCCGGATCTCCGGCGACCTGCGCGCGATCCAGGACCTCGACCGAGCTTTGAGCAACGGCATTCGCGGACCCGGTTCCGGCATCCCGCTCGCCGAGGACCCTGCCTCGCTCGCCCCGACCGTCCCGCCGCCGGCTTTGCTGGTCGACCGAGCCGAGAAACGGCTGATCGGCGACGTGCTGGCGGGCAAGCGGCCGGATCTGATCACGCGGTTCACGCCGGAGGACTTCACCGGATCGCCCGCGCACGCCGCCACCTGGCGGTCGATCCGCGCTCTCGCCGCAGCGTCCCCGCCGGAACCGGTCGACCCGGTCACCGTGGCCTGGGAAGGCGAGGTCCATGCCGACGATCACGGGCAGGGCCTTCCGCCCGACGAGCTCATGGACCTGGCCCGCAAGTCCGCGCCGGCCAGCGAAAACGCCGTGTCCATTGTGGTCCAGGCCGCGCTCCACCACCATGCACAACAGGCCAGCGATGCCTTGCAATCCGCGGCACGGGACCGCAAACGACCGCTGCACGAGGTCCGCCAGACCGTGGACGCCGTCTCGGCGGCTCTGCGCACCACCGCCGAGCGACTCGCCGGCGCCGTCCCGGAAGGACAGTCCGTGATCAGGCGCACTCTCGACGGGCCGCCCGCAGTCCGAAACCATCCCGCTCCCGGAGCCGACGTCTCCTCGCGCGGACGCGCCCGGCGGTAA
- a CDS encoding DnaB-like helicase N-terminal domain-containing protein — translation MGPLRAALDRREAAAAGGEGPRPEAASEPAAAAKPPEAAGEAKAEEDKPTRYTYNPNLLPQHALLGSLIHTPNAIDDIEKFLGPRDFSESSLRALYTTIRGLAHTNGLQEVNAIEGDEERMQAAKDNYVALLEALHDQRFTDAVIPNLATVVGQVNAAAPADTVSYRGVYDPGAQMRLGRMVLEDSVRRHVESLGVQMVRPSPLIRPSFFRRRTGTAEDMLSNLTTVTASLEKLAERLARAVERTGPSGESYQDLDRAVEFAAQPYQPSGLRALGAPLVRRAERHLIHLALHSGTGLDLGLTPEDFSSSEHANTWAAIQRVQEKGHSVNYVSVFEELRPVPGQPSLPVLSDTELTRIFNTAPNKSESKIERSLRTVFDASLKRQSQTVRNTVQALARNQAIDPQSLLNYAQKETSKLAKRADTVSHHRQKAVEQLGQRGVAR, via the coding sequence GTGGGGCCGTTGAGGGCTGCGCTCGATCGTCGCGAGGCCGCCGCGGCGGGCGGTGAGGGCCCGCGGCCGGAAGCTGCTTCGGAACCGGCCGCGGCAGCGAAGCCTCCCGAGGCCGCCGGCGAGGCGAAGGCGGAGGAGGACAAGCCGACGCGCTACACGTACAACCCGAACCTGCTGCCCCAGCATGCGCTGCTCGGCAGCCTGATCCACACGCCGAACGCGATCGACGACATCGAGAAGTTCCTCGGCCCCAGAGATTTCTCCGAATCGTCCCTGCGGGCGCTATACACCACGATCCGGGGCCTGGCCCACACCAACGGTCTTCAGGAGGTGAACGCTATCGAGGGCGACGAGGAGCGCATGCAGGCGGCCAAGGACAACTACGTCGCGCTGCTCGAAGCTCTGCACGACCAGCGATTCACCGACGCCGTGATCCCGAACCTCGCCACGGTCGTCGGGCAGGTCAATGCCGCCGCGCCCGCGGACACCGTGTCCTACCGCGGCGTCTACGACCCAGGCGCGCAGATGCGCCTGGGTCGCATGGTCCTCGAGGACTCGGTCCGCCGGCACGTCGAGAGCCTAGGCGTCCAGATGGTCCGCCCCTCGCCGCTGATCCGGCCGTCGTTCTTCCGCCGCCGCACGGGCACGGCCGAGGACATGCTGTCCAATCTGACCACGGTGACAGCCTCGTTGGAGAAGCTCGCCGAACGACTCGCCCGCGCGGTCGAGCGCACCGGACCGTCCGGCGAGTCCTACCAGGACCTGGACAGGGCCGTGGAGTTCGCGGCGCAGCCGTATCAGCCGTCGGGGTTGCGGGCGCTGGGCGCGCCGCTGGTCCGCCGGGCCGAACGCCACTTGATCCACCTCGCCCTGCACTCGGGCACCGGTCTGGACCTCGGCCTCACGCCGGAGGACTTCTCCTCCTCCGAGCACGCCAACACCTGGGCGGCGATCCAGCGGGTCCAGGAGAAGGGGCACTCGGTCAACTACGTGTCGGTCTTCGAGGAGCTGCGCCCCGTCCCCGGCCAGCCGTCCTTGCCGGTGCTGTCGGACACGGAGCTGACCCGGATATTCAACACCGCCCCGAACAAGAGCGAATCCAAGATCGAGAGGTCGTTGCGGACGGTCTTCGACGCCAGCCTGAAACGCCAGTCGCAGACAGTGCGCAACACAGTCCAGGCCCTGGCCCGGAACCAGGCGATCGACCCGCAGTCCCTGCTCAACTATGCGCAGAAAGAGACGTCCAAGCTGGCGAAACGGGCCGACACCGTGAGCCATCACCGACAGAAGGCGGTTGAGCAGCTCGGCCAGCGGGGCGTCGCGCGATGA